One Dioscorea cayenensis subsp. rotundata cultivar TDr96_F1 chromosome 19, TDr96_F1_v2_PseudoChromosome.rev07_lg8_w22 25.fasta, whole genome shotgun sequence genomic window, CGCTGATGGAGTGAAGGAAGGCATGAGTGTCTCATTTGTTCTGGAGTTTGCAAATCATGTTCTCAATGATAAGGACATCTACAAGAAAGGGTATGATGCATCAGGTGAGAATGACGAGGAGATGACAGATGAGGTGGAATTCTCTGATGATGAGAAGGAAGCTGAATACAGGAGATCTCTTCGGCAGGCAAAAAGAGCAACTGGACACAGTATGCATAGCAATAGGGAATGTGGTGtgaataagaaaagaaatgatcGGAAGGTTGCCGGAACTAAGAAAAATGCGAGAGCTCCTAACCTTCATGCTCGTGCTGCTACAAACCAATCATTGCCTTTTGGTCCTGGAACTCATGCATCATCAGGTACAAGTAGTGATGGTAATCCAGCTTTCTCTTCTGGAGGCAGTGCTTTCCCTATGCCACCAACAATTCTTCCAGCTGAGCGAACAGGCGCTTGTCTAAATCATCCTCTTGATCAGTCATTGCAGCATCCACTGAACTCTGTTTGGGCACATTCAttacctcctcctcctcctccgcagCAGCAGTTAAATGCTTCTGGGCCAGGAATGCTATTACAGCAACAACCAAATGTCTGGCCAAATGACATGCTGCCGCAGCAGCAGCTTGGTGCTTGGGCACTTGGAGTGCTGCtgcaacagcagcagcaacaacaacaacaacaacaacaacagaatGCATTGGCACAGGGATTCTCACCTCTGCACCAGCTTATTGGTTTACAAGGAGGACTTGGTGGTGCTTCATATCCACATCCTCAGAACCCGGCCTTGAACGCTTATTCAAATGCAATGGCTTCTCAACGGCCGTTCCTACCTCAGTCTAGCCCCCCGCTTGGTGGACCATGGAATGGAGGAGGACTGTTAAATCTCCCTGTTAATCCTATGGTGACAAGGCCCTTTGGTCAGACTGGCTTTGGTCTGGCACAAATTGGACCTAGCAATGCTCAAGACCCTAGGGTTTTTGAGGGACAGAATCCAGCAGCCATTCGACAAGCAGGGCAACAGCCCCAGCCCTTCTCACCTGGAAGGTCATCTCCTCATGGAAGGAGGCCACACGGCAGAGGAGGTCGTCATTCCTTTGGTAGAGGCAATCGGGCGCGGGGCAGGTAGGATAAGATATGTATCTACTAGTTCTGGGTAAATTTTGTGTATGTTGGGAACTTGTTCTTTAAAGACTGTTTCATTAGAAAGAATAGCATGGTAtgtattaagtttttatttttgtattatttcttattggtaaatttttgtttgcCAGCTATTTGTTATACtgaattttgtttgattatgaATCTTTTAAAGTTGAAAAAAGAATATTgctgtttgaaaattttgaaaggaATAATTGTAAAAACGtcgcatttataaaaaaaaattagtgaggATAGTTATTAATTGATTTCAGACCTGATTTCAATCACTATTTTTCATCAGCTGCTAATTCGCAATAATTATATACCAAACATCCTTGTACATTGCATCATAAGCAAACATTCACTGGTATGAGGCTTCAGAATACAACTATTTTAGCCTCCAGATTTCTTATTACAACTTATGTATTTTTCAACTGTTCAAAGTTGAATGTGCAAATACAACACCAAAGATTTAGAAAGAAGTAAGGTAGTAGGAATTCTGAATAGATAAGGGCGCTACTACTCTACCAGTGAAGGTAATGAGAGATTGAAAATTGTTATGGAATTAGATATCTGGATATCTCCAGGACTAGCTTCTTCACTGCTTAACAAGCACTCAGGCGTGTCTCATTCAATGACACACAATGATATGAAGCACATGATATAGGCAAGCTATTGAAGAAGTATTCATCTGCATCACAAATACCAAGAGAAGGTATTAAAATTAAGCCGTATCTCAGTCAATGACACACAATGATATGAAGCACTTGCTATGAATTAATGACAGGTACTCACTGGGTGCATTTTACTTGTATGACATATGATATGTggtgatttaattatttcatctcACAAATTTGTCAGTTTGAACCAGgggaaaaagaatgaaagataAGGATGAGATTACCTCCGGGAGTGCTTTCTGGTGAGGCATTCTTatagaaacaatggttttttttttttttttaatttttcatttggaAGTTTTTACCAAGCGTTTTTAGTGTAATTTTagtaacttatgtttttttaagtaGCCAGAAACtgttaaaaaaagattaaaatatttcCCGGACACTCTTCCTTTTCaactaaaatctaaaaattcttaaatttgtttaaaaactaAACTATTATTTAGTACTATTCAAATTAAGTGTTGGTAGTTTGTTCatgttataaaaatttatcttgTCACACTTAATAAGTGACTATCAAAATGACTAGGTTTGTTGGACAAGCATTCTCACATGACTCAATATCAATGGCAACCTTGGGTGAAATACCAACCGTATAATtccatataatattaaatttatatgtaattggtacaaatttaatatttattatattatgttttatttatttttgaaacatgCGTTATGAtatcattaacaaatatatatacatatatgctgAACACAGTttgtacttcaccaaaatactgcTAAAAAACGTGTAAGGGATTCAATTTGATTTGACAGGTTCATTGacttttcttcttcaccaaTATCAATCTGTGTCCCACCTCATGCATGATTAACATTTCAATCAATCAACCAACCTGGCGCTAATTcgcaataaaaattatatcaaacaGTGAAATATAAACactgtaattaaaaatttattgtatttttaattatacttaaCCGAATACTAATTTTTATGTGGTTTTAAAATGTCACCTGGCACCATATCATATTCCAAAAATAGCATTACTCATTTACACAAAATGGGGGTTAAATTTTCAGGAGGTCACCCAACTTTACTTGGTTTTCAATTCGGTCACCCAAGTTCAAAACGCATAAAAACGATCACCcaactatgatttcttttcaccgGCCAACATCCCGACCAATTCCAGCCCTCATAAACCCACGCGGCAGCCGGAACGGCCTCGCTGCCAGGGTTGTGCCGACTCGTAATCCCGATGTGGCATGTCCACGCCCTGCTTTTGTGATCCCCGCCGCCAGAGAACCGCCACATCATCTTCACCTCAAAAAGGGGAAAGTAGACCGTTGAGAAGACATTGAGCTTTTTCCTTCTCACcttctttctcattttcacCAAAGCAAAGGCTTTGTGGTGACTGGTCGAGAGCAAAGGATCGAGAACCTTACCATCGGTGAGGTagcaaggcaagcaagaaagaCTTCAACGCAGAATGGCGGTGAATCGGGAGGTCCGTCCCAAGCAGCGACGGTCCACCGTAGTATTGTAAGCTCCATGAAACCCTAATGCCCTTATTGCATTATATGTTTACTTTATAGGTTGTAGTGTCTATTTGAAGCAAAATAAGGTTATGGTTTACAAGTGAAAGTCAGTGGTATGTGTTCACAATGCCGAGGGTCCACCAGTagtacattaatttttttctttttttgttgttgtggtcCCTAGCTAGTAGTTGCATAAGTTTTGTTATTGAGTGGgtgttttgggttttttttttccttggatgTCTTGGGTTTTTATGTTGAATGTGGTCCCTACTGTTAGTTGTAGAAGTGTTGTCATAAATgggtttttttgggtttttgtttttactcGTATGTACTAAATTTTGTGTTGAATGTGGTCTCTAGTCGTTGAATATAGAAGTATTGTCGTTAAGTGGGTTTTTATAATCTGGATGTCCCTAAATTTTTGTCGTTGAATGTGGCCCTAGCCATTAGTTGTAGAAGTGTTGCTATGAAgtggatttttttggtttttttttatattagatgTCCTTGCTTTTTATGTTGAATGTGGTTCCCAGCTTGATGGCCAATTTTTAGTCCTGctttttttaatgtgatgttATTTGATCTCAAACAGCTTGTagaatttttttgtcaaatagggtttttttgtttggtttatacTATGGATGTGCTTTCCATCAACACAATTCATGTGGTGCTATGTTCCCCGGTTTGAGTTAAAATTTTTCGGAATGTGCTTTCCTTGCCACAAATTCCATATTTCTAAATAAGGGTGTGGTAGAATTGGGTAAATTTAATTATGGTTTGTTAATTTCCCTCAACACAATTACATTGGAAAGCTGGTTTGTGTTATTTGCCTCCATATAACTTTATTTTGGTTTGTGTTATTTTCCTTGACAcaatttttttgatataaaCTTGTAAAGAATTGGTTCAAAGGACTTGTCATTACCTATGTGATGGTTGCATTATGTAGTGATATGTACATTGTTATAAACAGCAgatcaaaaacaatgaattaatcgtgtatattttctttttttatttcagcaTCTACAACCTGAGTTGTTTAGTATAAGGATGCACTACATGGTTGGGGGTATAGAGGGATTGGTCGGGTTTGTAGACTTTTTGTCGTGGAGATCAAATATCTAGGGCTCGGAGTTGCTAGCTATGGCCGTGGGAGTTTCAATTAGATGTTGAAGGGTGCACTGTATGGTGGCTGGATGTAGGCAGTGAAAACAGGGGTTTAAGGGAGATATGCACTGACATGGATGCACTAGCCATGGCTATGGCAGTAGGTAGTAACAGGGAGGTTCAGGTTTGTGTAAAGCTTGCAAGAAGTGGACAATCAATTTTAGAAGAAGTGGAAGGAGGATCTAGTGAAGAAGATAGAGACTTGGAGGAGGAATTAATTAAAGGAGATGGTAAGAATAAGGATGTTGAGGAAGATGACTTTCATGATTCTGATTACAGTTTTAGTGATGTTTCTGAGCAAGAAGTAGGGGCTACTAGCCATAAACACAGGACCATGGTGATTACTCATGGAGAACCTCCAAATCTAGCAGGTGAAGATGATGTTGACTCAAACTATGCAGGGTAGTGAAGAGTTAAATTCAGCGTCATCAATGTATGAAGAGGAGATAATTAGTAAGAAGCCCAAATATTCAGAATTTAATGAAGAGGTTGATATGAACAATCCTCAATTTAGAATTGGAATGAAATTTAGGAGTTTTAAACAATTCAAGGATGCAGTGAAGGCTTATGGGATTAAGAACAGATATGTAATGAATTTTAGACCTAATTCCCAAAAAAGGTGCAAAGCCTTTTGCAAGAAAGGATGCCCTTTTTACCTATGGGCATCACCTATGGTCAAAGATGGCAGCACAGTGCAGATTAAGGCAGGGAAATTAGAGCATGAATGTGCACGAGATCACAGTAATAGGCATGTAAATGCAGAGTGGATAGCCAAAGCCTATCTTGAGCAATTTCGAGCAGATCCTTCATGGAAATTAGCTGGGATTGTCCAGGCTGTGAAAATTAACCAAGAAGTGGATATCAGTAGGTTGAAAGCATACAGGGCCAAGTGCCTTGCACTCAGGTAAATTTAATGCTTAagtcttatttaatttatagtttgCTATCTCTTATCTGTAAGTTAATTTatttgcttcaattttttttcctacatTCAAACTAGGATCATAGATGGTGATGAAAAAACTCAGCTCGAAAGACTTTATGACTACAGATTGGAGCTATTGAGGACTCACCCGGGTTCATGCATTAAATTCAGGTGTAACCAAGGTGTTTTTGAGTGCATGTATGTTTGTCTAACACCTTTGAGAGAGGGTTTCTTAGCAGGATGTAGACAAATTCTATCACTCGGatggatgttttttttaaaaaagcctATATGGGGGGGGCGCTTGTTAGTAAATGtagggatagatgcaaatgatcgCATCTATCCCTGCTGTATGGGCTACATGAAGCAAAGAGAATAAGGAGAATTGGAAGTGGTTCTTGGAGCTACTGGCAGAAGACTTGAAGATCACAGATAGCTATCAATGGGCATTTATGAGTGATAGACAGAAGGTAATTTTCTTCTCATCTTTATTAGCATGAGTGGACTCTAGAATTGGTTTGCTTTACATGTTTCTATACTGCTTGATATATGTATAAtctgtgctttttttttatatgtttctaTACTGCTTGATGTATTTCCTAATATGTCCTGTTAATTTCCTAATATGTCCTGACATTTTATTTCGCTTGTTTCTATAATGGAATTGGTTCTATACAACTAATATGTCATGTTAAGTTTCTATACTGCttgatatatgtataataaatttGCCATGCTTAACTAATAAGTTCTCcaaatttgtggtttttttttatatgtttctaTACTGCTTGATGTATTTCCTAATATGTCCTGTTAATTTCCTAATATGTCCTGACATTTTATTTCCCTTGTTTCTATAATGGAATTGGTTCTATACAACTAATATGTCCTGTTAAGTTTCTATACTGCTTGATATATTTCATAACATATATGATTGCTTCTTTGGTTATATACTGACATTTGCTTGcccttgtttcttttctttgttttgaacTGTGGTGGTTGTGTGTATATTAAATTTACAAACTTAGGGTTTAATACCTGCATTAGAAGAGTTGTTTCCTCACAGTGAACATAGGTATTGTGTTAGGCATATCCAcactaatttcaaaaaaaattatagagggAAAGCACTAAAAGATCAATTGTGGAATTGTGCCAAATCTACATACCTACCTGCCTATGAAAGAGCAATGGACATGTTGAATGTGATGTCCGCAGGTGCCCATGAGTACATGAAGAAGATAGACCCACACCACTGGAGTAGGGCCTACTTCCAAACTAGATTCAAGTGTGATATATTGCTtaataacctttgtgagtgcTTCAATAGCCACATCCTTGAAGCTAGGATAAAAGGCATTGTAACAATGAATGAGATGATCAGGACAAAGTTGATGGTTAGGATTCGAAGAGAAGGGATGCCATGAAAAAAATGCACCACGTTCAACGCCCTAGGATACTTAAAAAAAGTCGGAAAAAAACAAGCAACTTAGTTGGTTATACAATTCAATTTGGTCCGGTGGTGATCGAGTATCAAGTGGTTGGGCCTCGATGGCCAATTTGTgattaacaaaaaaatgagGGTACTTGCACATGAGGAAATGGCAACCGACAGAATTCCCTGCAGTCATGCCATTTCAGTCATTTACCACAATAAAGACAAGCCAGAAAATTTTTTAGATGATTGCTACAAAATCAGTACCTTCTTGGAGACATATAGACACACATTAAACCCCACACAAGACAGGGACTCATGGCCTAAAAGTCAACAAGGGCCCATGATTCCACCTGAGCCAATCACCAGGAGAAAGGGTAGGAAGACACTGCTCAGGAGAAGGGAAATTGGTGAGGATGAAAGAGGCTTTACAAATGGCAGAGTCAAGAAGACAGGGGTCACCATGAAGTGTAGTATATGTGGTGCTCCAGGCCACAATAAAAGGCACCATCAACGACCACAGGtaattgttttgtattaagtgttatattttaaatttgatgctTGTGTCCTTATGGATTGACTGTTTATAATAGGGTGAACCCTCAAGTGAAGCAGGACAACATAACCCAATGGATGACATTGATCCACATATCCTGGAGGAGCATTTTGCACTGGTAGGGACAAATTTTTCTGCTTATTTTTGTATTAGTCTAGTTTCATATTTGAATTTCATTATTAACTCTTCTTGAAATTAGGTTGATGCTATGTATGGACCCAGCCAGTCAGCAGCTACAACACAGACACAACCCAGTGTAGACCCTTCTTCACaggtaaaattaaattatagctttttaatataactatatatatatattggtaaatCATTGTCTGAACCTTGGGTTACTTGTTCTGTCAATGACAGGTGATCAATCCACCTCAACAGGGTTTCCCTACAACACAAACTGGTACTCAATCTGGGATGAAGATGCACAAATTGCCTGCATGGGGAGGTAAGGGTTTTGATGCTGCCACAAATATTGCCAAGActcaatataaagataaaggCACTGATCGCAGAAGTAAAGAAGGAACTCTTACAAGAAGGAAAAAGGCATGGGTACCCCCAGGAACATCTAGTGGACATTGAAATTAGTGttctgcaaatttttttttttttatctgtaaGGGCATGTACCTTTGACTCTTGTGACAGAAATTAAGTTCAATTACCTGTTTCAGTGACATCTTCAGTTAATCTAAAGTGAATTTTTTGTTTCAGTGTCTTATTTTGTAAATCTGCAGATTTGAATTTTGTAAATCTTATTTTGTAAATCTGCAGCTTGTTGTAGTTTGCAGCGTACTGGAGTaagtgttttattttgtaaatctgCAGATCTGAATGTGTGTGACTATTTACACTCAAAGCTTTTCTtggtttcaatatttttttttaggattGAATGTCTGCAGATCTGAATTTGTGTGAGAAAttgaattcattgctttttttggtttctgtattttttttcctgAGCTGAATACCTGCAGATCTGAATTTGTGTGAGAAAttgaattcattgctttttttggtttctgtattttcttttctgagctGAATACCTGCAGAGCTGAATTTGTGTGAGAAATTGAATTCATTGGTTTTTGGTttcgtatttttctttttaaagtgAATACTGCAGATGAATTTGTGTGAGAAATTGAATTCATTGGTTTTTTTggtttctgtattttttttttctgagctGAATACCTGCATATCTGAATTTGTTTGACCAATTAAGCCCAAGCCTTTTCTtggttttagtatttttttctgaACTAAATGTCTGCAGATCTGAAGTTGTGTGACAAGGTGATGCATTGTTTTTTTCAGTATTCTTTCTGAACTGATTACCTGCAAATCTGGATTTGTGTGACCATTTAAACTTAAGCCAATACTTTTTCCTCCTAAACTGAATGTCTGCATATCTGAATTTGTGTGACAAGTTGATGCAttgcttttttttgtttcagTATTATTTCTGAACTGAATACCTGCATATCTGGTTTTGTGTGACCATTAAAACTTTCTCCTGAACTAAATGTCTGCAGATCTTAATTTGTGTGACATTTAAACTCAAgcctttttttggttttagtattctttttttcttaactgAATGTCTGCATATTTGAATTTGTGATCTAAGCTTTTGACCATTTAAACTTCTTTTTAGAAGCGTGAATTGTCAACATTTGTTTTACTTGTCCACTTCAACTCGAGTGTCTCAGtacattttattattgtttatagctTATGTTCACACAAAAAGTCAAAACAAATTAAGCTAACAAATTATATCCAATGAATTTATGATCAAAAAGAAATTATCaatatttgaatttcttttgaCTTACCAAAGATCTGggaaaaaccaaaaatccaataaaacaTACAAACTTCAATGTAATCAAGGGAAACAGTGTCCCCATTCATCAACACAACTATAacaaaacttcaatttgaaaGTAAACCCTAACTGAAGCTTTTGACTGAAGCTCTTTCCTTTCCTTCACACTCGCATGATGCATCTGCCATTTACTTTCCTTCCTGCATGGACGACAGAGCTTCCATCTCCTtcccttcctctctctctcaaacATTCGGTTCTTTGTGACgaaggatgaaagatgaagatgaagacgagGATGAAGGTGAAGATGATGTGGCCGGTTGCTGCTGACGGGGATCACAAAACAGACGTGGACATGCCACATCAGGATTCTGAGTCAGCACAACCCTGCTGACAGAGCCGTTCCGGCTGCCGCGTGGGTTTATGAGGGCTGGAATTGGTCGGGTGACTGACCGGTGAAAGGAAATCATAGTTGGGTGATCGTTTTTATGCGTTTTGAACTTGGGTGACCGAATTGAAAACCAAGTAAAGTTGGGTGACCTCCTGAAAATTTAACCCCACAAAATGGCCACACTACTCACGTGGCCCATTTTCATCTTTCCTACTCAACACTCTAatatattgaagaaaaatattatgcattaattcatctttcttttctctGCTTCATCACCGATCCTCATCTTCGCACCATCATCGAACCCGTCACCGGTCACCCGCCCATCACCTGATCCTCATTTTTGCACCATCATCAAACCAGTCACCGGTCACCCGTCTGTCACCCCAATCCTCATCTTCGCACCATCattgaactttttatttaaCCTTTCACGCAGGccttgcctcttcttcttcttcgaagaAGGAAACGATCTTCGTTTTCTTCTTTGACGATTCTAGGGTTCCTAGTCGTCATCTTGGTTTCGATTTGGATCTTGATTCTTGGATTCCTCTCATGCTGGTTCTCTTGAATCTTTGAGGTATTCTAGGGTTTTCATTTTGAGGTAACATGCTGCTGCTTCTACTCGGGTGTTCATTGATGAAGGAGTGGAGCAATGACGAAGGAGAGGCGCGGGAGAACCCATTGCTATTTGAACGTATGTGATTTAACACCGATTAATAACTACCTTTATTGGTCTGGCCTCGACATCTTCCACTCTGGGATCGAAGGTGAACTTTTTTGGCttctattaaatatatttatttttctttgattttttattgtgAGATCTGAACTGAATTTTAGGCTAGTGTTGCTTGTTTCTTTGCATCTTGATACTTTTCTTTGTGCGATTTTATTTGAGATGTTGAAATTGTTTGGATTCTTGATGGTATTTGCTTTGTGTGAAGTTGTTGTGAAGGACTTTTAGGTTTATTTGAGATTAATCTCTGGCTTTGCAGATATCAAGTCATTCTCATGTATCTGTAGTTTCTTTTATAGgttggaatgcaagagaaaacaATTTGTATGTATGGAACTGTTGCTAGGGCTTTTGTACTTGTTAAAGCATGGTAGACAACATTTTTCTaaggattaagattttattCTGGCACTGGGCGCCTAATCTTTAAACCTTTGATATATGCATGagtacaaataaaatgaaagaaagagcaaTCATTTCTCACTATAGAAAACAATTCCTTGCAGCCTGAATTGTGATATGCTTTCTTTGAGGAAAAAGATACAATTTAATgtggttttatatatttttttgtggagCAATCACAATAGTATCACCTAATATTCTGCTTatataaaatgtattattttgcttcttattttttcatcaattcaGGTTATGTTGAGCCCTTACCAGTTGATTTTGAGTAGCTTGACAAATTCTACCAATTGATTGCAACAACTAAGTTAACTgtatatattcaatattttaCCTTAGAAGGACTTTTACCAACTCTATTATACATTCACAATTTCTTTTATCGAACCATACAAAATTTCATGTTTGTGTGTATCTTCTTGAGTTTATTCAATCAGGCACTATCTAAGCGAATCCATTACTGCAAATTTGTCACAGAGGCGAAATTCCGTGAAAATCCTTCAGCCTATGAAACTGCCATCAAATCTCAAGTATCATCCCAAACTTATACATTTCATCAGTTATTTCTGCAAATCTCTACTAATAATCTGAACTTTACTTTTCGAAAATTGCTTTATATAGGATCTTGGCTTGCTTATGAAGATGTAAACATATGAATAAGTGGTAAACCACAATCAAAACAGCGGGTAGAAACCAAGGCTAAAGTCTTCAGCCAGGAAGTCGTGATGACTTAGAACGGGAACTGCGTGCCACCGATTTACAAAATCGAACTTGACATCATTGTCGAGCTCTACGGTGTCTGGATAATGCCATTAACCAAGCAAGTTCAAGTACAGTAACTACTGAGGAGGTTTGGACTGAGAAAATCACAGCCTGCTAGCACACACATGCCTGTAAAAGCATAAAACTGAAGTTGGTTGTTAAAATGCTTGTAGCAGAAACATTGAGATTAGAAAGAGAATTGAACTCTGCATTGAAGGATGAGAGATGCAAAATTTGAGAACATGACTCATAGAATATAAATATGCTTGAAACTATGAAGAAAAGTGTTTTTCATTTCATATAAACATTGTCTTCCACATAAggcaatatttttaaattgataatcAGAATACTTGCAAGTATGTAATAGAGAAgacttattttattaatttatgaacACTAGTAAGCAACAACATAGGCTTACACatcattataaaaaacaaagtatGCCACCTGTAaacaattttttatcaaaattcttgaaggaaaattcattagaaacaaaattgaagGAAAGATCACTGTCTTCTGTTATCACAACATCAACACCAACTTCATCAGCATCAAGAGTAGACAGATAAGCTAACTGAGCATCAGCTTCATAACGAGTAACAACAAACTCAACATTAGAAGGCATATTACCACCATCGAAACATAAATATGCACAAttcaaaacatcaacaacacaCTTTAAATTAGCAACTGCACActtcaaaacataaataagcaCAATTTAAAACATCAACTGCACATTTTAAATCAGCAATTGCACACTTCAAAACATCATATGCACATTTTAACTAAGGCATACAAAACCATACAACACAAAGATGTATGATAACATTATCAGCACACTTTAAGTTAACAAAACATACAACTACATAAAACTCATCCATTAAGGTTGACAAAACCATACAACACCTACAAAAAGTCATCCATTAAGTTTGACAAAACCATACAACACCTACATAGAACTCATCCATTAAGGTTGACAAAACATTGAATTCATCCATTAAATATAGAACACATTGTTGAGCTCTGGTCACATTGGGTCTGTATTCCTctattaataaattcataacaattaaacaataaacatgattaagaaaatttatgttatagttaaataaatcaagaaaagaataattggAATACCATAAAGAAGACATTGGATTCTTGTGTGAATGACTGAATGTCCCGGATTTAGCGAAATGAAGCTATCGAAAGTTGAAACAGAGTTTGAATTTACCTAAACGAGAAAAGTATACTctaatatgtttaaaaaaatatatataaaacataataccaaatataaatttcaaatatgtAGTGGTAACCGTGCTTTCTTGTGTATAAATTTCGGCTTGTTTGTCATGTTGAGTTtgagtttttttcctttgattgaGCCTTCTAAAAGAATTAATAGTAATGTTaaggaaaataataattgtgatattaattttttttttataaaatataactacctttttcttatttctaatgATCATTTCTTCTATTTTAGACTTCTTCCTCTTTGATGGTGGTAGGCCTTTGCTCCGTACTTTTAGAGGACTTTGAGATTTTACACTTGAACTTGTGCTTCGGCTTTGCTCACTATCTTCTTCTAAAAACATTGGATGTAGAACTTCATTAGAATGACTCCCATAATAATATGCATTGTCCATCAACTTTTCTATTGCTTCATCCACGTATTTCATCATAAAATTATATCTCTCCACAAAGGCGACCCCAATTTCAACAgctttagaaaaatgagaacataATTTATTGTATCGCACATTTTCCTCACTAGTTTGTGGGGCATCATAGCAATTCACCACACATGTATGCCTTCGTTTTATATCCATTCTCCACCGGGGTAAGGTATATCAGTATGggattttttttcacattcttctcaatcaaaaccttgcAAATGTGTCTGCAAAGATtcctctaaactcaaataaattacATGAGCATTTAATATCAAGTTCGGCTTCATTGTGATGCATATTGAATACCACTTGCCTTCTGactttaatttcttcttttcccctGAAAAT contains:
- the LOC120249349 gene encoding LOW QUALITY PROTEIN: H/ACA ribonucleoprotein complex non-core subunit NAF1-like (The sequence of the model RefSeq protein was modified relative to this genomic sequence to represent the inferred CDS: deleted 1 base in 1 codon); the encoded protein is MDKVSLNPVINGGSESVASPDEKIKKMEHFEEVLGSEQANGTQGVGLVSKGEEEEVGSESESDEESSISSDEEGIVMKGPIKSKNEIEDLPPVPPVDVCLEPHHQTLPVGVISSIIGSRVIVEGSEKHNPLSEGSILWITETRSPLGVVDEIFGPVKNPYYIVRYNSDTEIADGVKEGMSVSFVLEFANHVLNDKDIYKKGYDASGENDEEMTDEVEFSDDEKEAEYRRSLRQAKRATGHSMHSNRECGVNKKRNDRKVAGTKKNARAPNLHARAATNQSLPFGPGTHASSGTSSDGNPAFSSGGSAFPMPPTILPAERTGACLNHPLDQSLQHPLNSVWAHSLPPPPPPQQQLNASGPGMLLQQQPNVWPNDMLPQQQLGAWALGVLLQQQQQQQQQQQQQNALAQGFSPLHQLIGLQGGLGGASYPHPQNPALNAYSNAMASQRPFLPQSSPPLGGPWNGGGLLNLPVNPMVTRPFGQTGFGLAQIGPSNAQDPRVFEGQNPAAIRQAGQQPQPFSPGRSSPHGRRPHGRGGRHSFGRGNRARGR
- the LOC120249350 gene encoding uncharacterized protein LOC120249350; the protein is MIPPEPITRRKGRKTLLRRREIGEDERGFTNGRVKKTGVTMKCSICGAPGHNKRHHQRPQGEPSSEAGQHNPMDDIDPHILEEHFALVDAMYGPSQSAATTQTQPSVDPSSQVINPPQQGFPTTQTGTQSGMKMHKLPAWGGKGFDAATNIAKTQYKDKGTDRRSKEGTLTRRKKAWLVVVCSVLE